The DNA region GAAACATCTAATGGTAACAACAGAATCGTCAATAACACTTTATCAACGGCCAGATTGCCCCTTTTGTTGGAAGGTACGGTTAGTTGCTTTTGAAACCAAGCTGACCATTAGAGAAATTGTTGTTCAATTAGATAAAAAACACCCTGATGTCGTGTCTTTAAACCCAAATGCGACAGTGCCCGTTTTGGTAGACGGTGATTTGGTGATAACTGAGTCAGCACAGATTATTGAATACCTGCTTGACCAGTGTCCAGAAATACAGCTGATGCCTAGCTCGCCTAAAGCACGTGCGAAGGTCAGACAGCTACATCACTACAGTGATAGCAAATTAGGAAAAGTTCTATTTCCCTATATCAAGCAAAAACGAGATAGCCCAACACACGAAGCCAGTGCCGAGGTTAAGGAATCGACTCGGTTAGCCTGGTTTGATGAGCAGCTCATCTTATCGGAGCAATTGGGTCAGAGTGAGTTTTTTACTGGGCATTTCTCAGTGGCAGAATGCGCCTTAATACCGCGCTTTTGTTTGGCCATCACACATGGCTTAGCAATCGATGAGTCCTTCCAAAACTTACATGATTGGTATGCACGTTGTGCCGCCCGGCCCTCTTTTCTTAAAGCACTGCCTGAGCAATTTCCGGGGCTTGCTTAGGTGCTCTTGTGCGACTTACGTTTCGTCGCTGTTAACATAAGTTTAATGGTTTTCTACGAGGGGTTGTATGACAAACCTTAAGGTTATAACGGGTTTAATTTTATTGCTGTTGCTGATATCGGCATGGTTTTATTTCAGTGCTGAAGAGCCAGTGCCGGTACGCTTAGTGTCCGTTAGTAAAGGGCCAGTAGATTTAACGGTTTCTAATACTCGGGCAGGTACCATTAAAGCTTGTAACCGATCACATTTATCATTACCCACCGGTGGGCAAATTGCAGAGTTGTTTGTTAACGAGGGTGACCACGTTAAGAAAGATCAAGTGCTTATTCGACTATGGAATAAAGATCATCAAGCTCGTTTTGAAGAGGCGATTGCCAGAGTGGAAGCGGCCAAACTCACGGTAATTGAAAGCTGCCGTATGGCGAGCCTTAATAAACGTGAACATAAGCGATTAACAGGGTTAGCGGCTAAAAAACTGGTGTCTGTGGAACGTTTGGATGCTGCCGAGACGAAAGAGACTATCTCAGCGGCAAGTTGCAAGAAGGCCCAGGCTAGTAAGGACAGTGCTATTGCCGGTATGAAATTGCAACAGGCGATGATAGAGAAAACCGAATTAATAGCGCCCTTTTCGGGTGTGATTGCTGAAATTAACGGTGAAGTGGGCGAGTACATTACGCCATCTCCATCAGGTGTGGCAACGCCGCCGGCCATTGATTTAATTGGCGAAGGTTGTTTGTATGTCCAAGCCCCTGTCGATGAAGTGGATGCCTCTTCAATTCAACCGGGTATGCTTGTGCA from Cycloclasticus pugetii PS-1 includes:
- a CDS encoding efflux RND transporter periplasmic adaptor subunit, with amino-acid sequence MTNLKVITGLILLLLLISAWFYFSAEEPVPVRLVSVSKGPVDLTVSNTRAGTIKACNRSHLSLPTGGQIAELFVNEGDHVKKDQVLIRLWNKDHQARFEEAIARVEAAKLTVIESCRMASLNKREHKRLTGLAAKKLVSVERLDAAETKETISAASCKKAQASKDSAIAGMKLQQAMIEKTELIAPFSGVIAEINGEVGEYITPSPSGVATPPAIDLIGEGCLYVQAPVDEVDASSIQPGMLVHLTLDAFRGERFEGKVSRIAPYVKELEKQARTVDIDVNLVDKEHYQKMLIGYSADVDVVIEQQKNTLRLPTETIIDGNKVLVYQASNKQLALTEFTPGLSNWRYTEIKAGLTDTEQVLISLDVEGAVDGALVTIDDD
- a CDS encoding glutathione S-transferase family protein → MVTTESSITLYQRPDCPFCWKVRLVAFETKLTIREIVVQLDKKHPDVVSLNPNATVPVLVDGDLVITESAQIIEYLLDQCPEIQLMPSSPKARAKVRQLHHYSDSKLGKVLFPYIKQKRDSPTHEASAEVKESTRLAWFDEQLILSEQLGQSEFFTGHFSVAECALIPRFCLAITHGLAIDESFQNLHDWYARCAARPSFLKALPEQFPGLA